The following proteins come from a genomic window of Miscanthus floridulus cultivar M001 chromosome 2, ASM1932011v1, whole genome shotgun sequence:
- the LOC136536983 gene encoding probable glutathione S-transferase GSTU6, whose amino-acid sequence MSGGGDELKLLSTWFSPFGSRVKLALHVKGLSYEYVEEDLMNKSQLLLESNPVHKKVPVLFHGGKALCESMVIVDYIEEAFPDAGPPLLPSDPYERAVARFWVAFIENKFVAPWCQMFDVTKTREEKAEGLKQILAARATMEGALEEYSKGKGKPFFGGDSVGCVDIALGGLLVWVRASEVLSGVKLLDAATAPLLSAWAERLAALDVAKAALPDFGRVLEYAMKMRGPAAAGAVAANK is encoded by the exons ATGTCAGGTGGAGGCGACGAGCTGAAGCTTCTGAGCACATGGTTCAGCCCGTTCGGGTCCAGGGTGAAGCTCGCGCTCCACGTCAAGGGCCTGAGCTACGAGTACGTGGAGGAGGACCTCATGAACAAGAGCCAGCTCCTCCTCGAGAGCAACCCCGTCCACAAGAAGGTCCCCGTTCTCTTCCACGGGGGCAAGGCTCTCTGTGAGTCCATGGTCATCGTGGATTATATCGAGGAGGCCTTCCCTGACGCCGGACCGCCGCTTCTCCCCTCCGACCCCTACGAACGCGCCGTCGCTCGGTTCTGGGTCGCTTTTATCGAAAACAAG TTTGTGGCGCCGTGGTGCCAGATGTTCGACGTCACCAAGACGCGCGAAGAGAAGGCCGAGGGGTTGAAGCAGATTCTTGCGGCGAGGGCAACCATGGAGGGCGCTctggaggagtactccaaggggAAGGGGAAGCCCTTCTTCGGCGGCGACAGCGTCGGGTGCGTCGACATTGCGCTGGGCGGGCTGCTCGTGTGGGTGCGCGCGTCCGAGGTGCTGTCCGGCGTCAAGTTACTCGacgccgccacggccccgctcCTGTCAGCATGGGCGGAGCGCCTCGCCGCGCTTGACGTGGCCAAGGCGGCCCTGCCAGACTTCGGCAGGGTGCTCGAGTACGCCATGAAGATGCGGGGCCCCGCGGCAGCAGGCGCTGTGGCGGCCAACAAATGA